In one window of Lynx canadensis isolate LIC74 chromosome B3, mLynCan4.pri.v2, whole genome shotgun sequence DNA:
- the LOC115516900 gene encoding uncharacterized protein LOC115516900 isoform X2, whose product MDLVHRKVFWGRRKSRLGGEEAGSECGQILLAEPQGHPRRQPRGHPLDLRRITGFLKGLHTNKGPQSVIPLDETSQGFQQLVQEGKFLEAYLSVSASAWEGQDRGPQYQALAQSMWQAVQQALEGVRLGRELELKLQAVLDTVEYTQDKPPSPEAGTLEDGTVATWGSQLERLLRNDAEARVPTWDPRDKLGPFLEKLEEAVRQGLGSLRASRLGARLWTIYSTCFQEVLLSRLLELKHSCGASWNSCCVLYAWGRTTLFGQLGETLPNAPSTSQKPTAGYLLDSMMFVTWMSQVQKKLVGLIQLLEEAITAARPIGPSVTSQVQAMVLEIFSKFLNRYQDKAVHFLQQNATAGAFPEVHVLGNCCILRKTWQELSQACFPPADLVTAVQGAIHAIEGHSRDHLLLRVRALCQNLLRGHFGRKERDLVNALQSLWQGLEGCPSLHSTPVYESIMQSLHTVVFGEYVQALATHLRMLAPRKWGSLRIQVETDIWKLDNIFRKHGGPGLAIPEGPVLGIFQLSENKGRETVDDWLASFRDRFPGYLSVRDQPRSSVDSEVEVKGRSCCCCR is encoded by the exons ATGGATCTAGTCCACAGGAAGGTCTTCTGGGGCAGGAGGAAATCCAGGCTCGGAGGGGAAGAAGCTGGGAGCGAGTGTGGACAAATCCTGCTCGCTGAGCCTCAGGGGCACCCGAGACGACAGCCCAGAGGCCATCCTTTGGACCTAAGGAGGATTACCGGGTTTCTGAAAGGACTGCACACAAACAAAGGGCCCCAGAGTGTCATTCCTCTGGACGAAACCTCCCAAG GCTTCCAACAGTTGGTGCAGGAGGGGAAGTTTCTGGAAGCCTACCTGAGCGTCTCCGCGTCAGCATGGGAAGGGCAGGACCGCGGCCCCCAGTACCAGGCTCTGGCCCAGAGCATGTGGCAGGCGGTCCAGCAGGCTCTGGAGGGCGTCAGGCTCGGCCGGGAGCTGGAGCTGAAGCTCCAGGCGGTGCTGGACACTGTGGAGTACACACAGGACAAGCCCCCGAGCCCGGAGGCCGGTACCCTCGAGGACGGCACAGTCGCCACCTGGGGCAGTCAGCTGGAGAGGCTGCTGAGAAATGACGCTGAGGCCCGAGTGCCCACCTGGGACCCCAGGGACAAGCTGGGCCCTTTCCTGGAGAAGCTAGAGGAGGCTGTGAGACAGGGCCTGGGGTCGCTGAGGGCGAGCCGGCTGGGGGCCCGCCTCTGGACGATCTACAGCACCTGCTTCCAGGAGGTCCTCCTCAGCCGCCTCTTGGAGCTCAAGCACTCCTGCGGCGCCAGCTGGAACAGCTGCTGCGTGCTGTATGCCTGGGGCAGGACGACCTTGTTTGGGCAGCTGGG GGAGACGCTTCCGAATGCACCTTCCACCTCCCAGAAGCCCACGGCCGGGTACCTCTTGGACTCCATGATGTTTGTGACCTGGATGTCCCAAGTGCAGAAGAAGCTGGTGGGGCTGATCCAG CTGCTGGAAGAAGCTATAACGGCAGCAAGACCCATTGGACCATCGGTCACTAGCCAAGTTCAAGCCATggttctggaaatattttcaaagtttctgAACAG GTACCAGGACAAGGCTGTCCACTTCCTGCAGCAGAACGCCACTGCGGGGGCCTTCCCCGAGGTGCACGTGCTGGGAAACTGCTGCATCCTCAG GAAAACGTGGCAGGAGCTGAGTCAGGCATGCTTTCCACCTGCAGACCTGGTGACCGCGGTACAGGGTGCCATCCACGCCATTGAGGGCCACAGCCGGGACCACCTCCTGCTTAGAGTCAGAGCCCTGTGCCAG AATCTGCTGAGGGGCCACTtcgggaggaaggagagggatcTGGTCAATGCTCTGCAGTCCCTGTGGCAGGGCCTGGAGGGCTGTCCCAGCCTGCACTCCACTCCCGTGTATGAG AGCATCATGCAAAGTTTGCACACGGTGGTCTTTGGGGAGTATGTCCAGGCCCTGGCCACCCACCTCAGGATGCTGGCGCCCAGGAAGTGGGGGAGCCTGAGGATTCAGGTGGAGACGGACATCTGGAAGTTGGACAACATCTTCAGGAAGCACGGG GGTCCCGGCTTGGCCATCCCAGAGGGACCCGTCCTGGGGATCTTCCAGCTCAGTGAGAACAAGGGCAGGGAGACCGTGGATGATTGGCTGGCCTCCTTCAGGGACAGATTCCCAGGTTATCTGAG CGTGCGGGACCAGCCACGCAGCTCTGTGGACTCGGAGGTTGAGGTCAAGGGAAgatcctgctgctgctgccgctga
- the LOC115516900 gene encoding uncharacterized protein LOC115516900 isoform X1: MDLVHRKVFWGRRKSRLGGEEAGSECGQILLAEPQGHPRRQPRGHPLDLRRITGFLKGLHTNKGPQSVIPLDETSQGFQQLVQEGKFLEAYLSVSASAWEGQDRGPQYQALAQSMWQAVQQALEGVRLGRELELKLQAVLDTVEYTQDKPPSPEAGTLEDGTVATWGSQLERLLRNDAEARVPTWDPRDKLGPFLEKLEEAVRQGLGSLRASRLGARLWTIYSTCFQEVLLSRLLELKHSCGASWNSCCVLYAWGRTTLFGQLGETLPNAPSTSQKPTAGYLLDSMMFVTWMSQVQKKLVGLIQERLEETLENVLICDQKKWAPFSHPTFLEIFQLLEEAITAARPIGPSVTSQVQAMVLEIFSKFLNRYQDKAVHFLQQNATAGAFPEVHVLGNCCILRKTWQELSQACFPPADLVTAVQGAIHAIEGHSRDHLLLRVRALCQNLLRGHFGRKERDLVNALQSLWQGLEGCPSLHSTPVYESIMQSLHTVVFGEYVQALATHLRMLAPRKWGSLRIQVETDIWKLDNIFRKHGGPGLAIPEGPVLGIFQLSENKGRETVDDWLASFRDRFPGYLSVRDQPRSSVDSEVEVKGRSCCCCR, translated from the exons ATGGATCTAGTCCACAGGAAGGTCTTCTGGGGCAGGAGGAAATCCAGGCTCGGAGGGGAAGAAGCTGGGAGCGAGTGTGGACAAATCCTGCTCGCTGAGCCTCAGGGGCACCCGAGACGACAGCCCAGAGGCCATCCTTTGGACCTAAGGAGGATTACCGGGTTTCTGAAAGGACTGCACACAAACAAAGGGCCCCAGAGTGTCATTCCTCTGGACGAAACCTCCCAAG GCTTCCAACAGTTGGTGCAGGAGGGGAAGTTTCTGGAAGCCTACCTGAGCGTCTCCGCGTCAGCATGGGAAGGGCAGGACCGCGGCCCCCAGTACCAGGCTCTGGCCCAGAGCATGTGGCAGGCGGTCCAGCAGGCTCTGGAGGGCGTCAGGCTCGGCCGGGAGCTGGAGCTGAAGCTCCAGGCGGTGCTGGACACTGTGGAGTACACACAGGACAAGCCCCCGAGCCCGGAGGCCGGTACCCTCGAGGACGGCACAGTCGCCACCTGGGGCAGTCAGCTGGAGAGGCTGCTGAGAAATGACGCTGAGGCCCGAGTGCCCACCTGGGACCCCAGGGACAAGCTGGGCCCTTTCCTGGAGAAGCTAGAGGAGGCTGTGAGACAGGGCCTGGGGTCGCTGAGGGCGAGCCGGCTGGGGGCCCGCCTCTGGACGATCTACAGCACCTGCTTCCAGGAGGTCCTCCTCAGCCGCCTCTTGGAGCTCAAGCACTCCTGCGGCGCCAGCTGGAACAGCTGCTGCGTGCTGTATGCCTGGGGCAGGACGACCTTGTTTGGGCAGCTGGG GGAGACGCTTCCGAATGCACCTTCCACCTCCCAGAAGCCCACGGCCGGGTACCTCTTGGACTCCATGATGTTTGTGACCTGGATGTCCCAAGTGCAGAAGAAGCTGGTGGGGCTGATCCAG GAAAGGCTGGAGGAGACTCTAGAAAATGTCCTGATCTGCGATCAGAAAAAGTGGGCCCCGTTCTCCCACCCAACGTTCCTTGAAATCTTCCAG CTGCTGGAAGAAGCTATAACGGCAGCAAGACCCATTGGACCATCGGTCACTAGCCAAGTTCAAGCCATggttctggaaatattttcaaagtttctgAACAG GTACCAGGACAAGGCTGTCCACTTCCTGCAGCAGAACGCCACTGCGGGGGCCTTCCCCGAGGTGCACGTGCTGGGAAACTGCTGCATCCTCAG GAAAACGTGGCAGGAGCTGAGTCAGGCATGCTTTCCACCTGCAGACCTGGTGACCGCGGTACAGGGTGCCATCCACGCCATTGAGGGCCACAGCCGGGACCACCTCCTGCTTAGAGTCAGAGCCCTGTGCCAG AATCTGCTGAGGGGCCACTtcgggaggaaggagagggatcTGGTCAATGCTCTGCAGTCCCTGTGGCAGGGCCTGGAGGGCTGTCCCAGCCTGCACTCCACTCCCGTGTATGAG AGCATCATGCAAAGTTTGCACACGGTGGTCTTTGGGGAGTATGTCCAGGCCCTGGCCACCCACCTCAGGATGCTGGCGCCCAGGAAGTGGGGGAGCCTGAGGATTCAGGTGGAGACGGACATCTGGAAGTTGGACAACATCTTCAGGAAGCACGGG GGTCCCGGCTTGGCCATCCCAGAGGGACCCGTCCTGGGGATCTTCCAGCTCAGTGAGAACAAGGGCAGGGAGACCGTGGATGATTGGCTGGCCTCCTTCAGGGACAGATTCCCAGGTTATCTGAG CGTGCGGGACCAGCCACGCAGCTCTGTGGACTCGGAGGTTGAGGTCAAGGGAAgatcctgctgctgctgccgctga
- the LOC115516900 gene encoding uncharacterized protein LOC115516900 isoform X3 — protein MDLVHRKVFWGRRKSRLGGEEAGSECGQILLAEPQGHPRRQPRGHPLDLRRITGFLKGLHTNKGPQSVIPLDETSQGFQQLVQEGKFLEAYLSVSASAWEGQDRGPQYQALAQSMWQAVQQALEGVRLGRELELKLQAVLDTVEYTQDKPPSPEAGTLEDGTVATWGSQLERLLRNDAEARVPTWDPRDKLGPFLEKLEEAVRQGLGSLRASRLGARLWTIYSTCFQEVLLSRLLELKHSCGASWNSCCVLYAWGRTTLFGQLGETLPNAPSTSQKPTAGYLLDSMMFVTWMSQVQKKLVGLIQERLEETLENVLICDQKKWAPFSHPTFLEIFQLLEEAITAARPIGPSVTSQVQAMVLEIFSKFLNRYQDKAVHFLQQNATAGAFPEVHVLGNCCILRKTWQELSQACFPPADLVTAVQGAIHAIEGHSRDHLLLRVRALCQNLLRGHFGRKERDLVNALQSLWQGLEGCPSLHSTPVYEGAPLRPARPCAGTAFTRASPSCLVESRASCKVCTRWSLGSMSRPWPPTSGCWRPGSGGA, from the exons ATGGATCTAGTCCACAGGAAGGTCTTCTGGGGCAGGAGGAAATCCAGGCTCGGAGGGGAAGAAGCTGGGAGCGAGTGTGGACAAATCCTGCTCGCTGAGCCTCAGGGGCACCCGAGACGACAGCCCAGAGGCCATCCTTTGGACCTAAGGAGGATTACCGGGTTTCTGAAAGGACTGCACACAAACAAAGGGCCCCAGAGTGTCATTCCTCTGGACGAAACCTCCCAAG GCTTCCAACAGTTGGTGCAGGAGGGGAAGTTTCTGGAAGCCTACCTGAGCGTCTCCGCGTCAGCATGGGAAGGGCAGGACCGCGGCCCCCAGTACCAGGCTCTGGCCCAGAGCATGTGGCAGGCGGTCCAGCAGGCTCTGGAGGGCGTCAGGCTCGGCCGGGAGCTGGAGCTGAAGCTCCAGGCGGTGCTGGACACTGTGGAGTACACACAGGACAAGCCCCCGAGCCCGGAGGCCGGTACCCTCGAGGACGGCACAGTCGCCACCTGGGGCAGTCAGCTGGAGAGGCTGCTGAGAAATGACGCTGAGGCCCGAGTGCCCACCTGGGACCCCAGGGACAAGCTGGGCCCTTTCCTGGAGAAGCTAGAGGAGGCTGTGAGACAGGGCCTGGGGTCGCTGAGGGCGAGCCGGCTGGGGGCCCGCCTCTGGACGATCTACAGCACCTGCTTCCAGGAGGTCCTCCTCAGCCGCCTCTTGGAGCTCAAGCACTCCTGCGGCGCCAGCTGGAACAGCTGCTGCGTGCTGTATGCCTGGGGCAGGACGACCTTGTTTGGGCAGCTGGG GGAGACGCTTCCGAATGCACCTTCCACCTCCCAGAAGCCCACGGCCGGGTACCTCTTGGACTCCATGATGTTTGTGACCTGGATGTCCCAAGTGCAGAAGAAGCTGGTGGGGCTGATCCAG GAAAGGCTGGAGGAGACTCTAGAAAATGTCCTGATCTGCGATCAGAAAAAGTGGGCCCCGTTCTCCCACCCAACGTTCCTTGAAATCTTCCAG CTGCTGGAAGAAGCTATAACGGCAGCAAGACCCATTGGACCATCGGTCACTAGCCAAGTTCAAGCCATggttctggaaatattttcaaagtttctgAACAG GTACCAGGACAAGGCTGTCCACTTCCTGCAGCAGAACGCCACTGCGGGGGCCTTCCCCGAGGTGCACGTGCTGGGAAACTGCTGCATCCTCAG GAAAACGTGGCAGGAGCTGAGTCAGGCATGCTTTCCACCTGCAGACCTGGTGACCGCGGTACAGGGTGCCATCCACGCCATTGAGGGCCACAGCCGGGACCACCTCCTGCTTAGAGTCAGAGCCCTGTGCCAG AATCTGCTGAGGGGCCACTtcgggaggaaggagagggatcTGGTCAATGCTCTGCAGTCCCTGTGGCAGGGCCTGGAGGGCTGTCCCAGCCTGCACTCCACTCCCGTGTATGAG GGTGCACCGCTAAGGCCAGCCAGACCGTGTGCTGGGACAGCTTTCACTCGGGCCTCTCCATCTTGTCTTGTGGAGAGCAGAGCATCATGCAAAGTTTGCACACGGTGGTCTTTGGGGAGTATGTCCAGGCCCTGGCCACCCACCTCAGGATGCTGGCGCCCAGGAAGTGGGGGAGCCTGA